In the genome of Juglans microcarpa x Juglans regia isolate MS1-56 chromosome 6S, Jm3101_v1.0, whole genome shotgun sequence, the window CAGGCTTTTGACAAACTTGACATAATGGGCCACCATCAGATCGATTGGAGAAGTAGTTGAGGCCACGCCCACGGCCCCTACGACCACCTCTTTGCATATTAGTTCTTCCTCTGTTTGGGTAACCAGATGATGATGGTGCCCGTGTGCTGGTCGCATCAGCTGCAAAATTAGTACCTGAAAGCAGTGATTGAGCTTGGTGAGCCAAACGAGATTCATAATTAAGCAGGTAACTATAGATTTGATGAGATGATAAAGGTTCTGGGCGTGTGGTAATGGAAGTCACTATGGCTTCATAATCTGAACCAAGTCCAGCCAAGAGATAGATGGAAAATTGGGAGGTTGATAAAGGGTGGCCGGCGGCTCCAAGAGAGGCAGCTAAGGATTGTGCTTTGTGATAGTACTCAGAAATTGACTCAGATCCCTTCTTGAGGGTTGCAAGTTGGTACTGATTTTGGATAAAGTGTGCTGAAGATTGAGCCGAGTAAAGATTTTGGAGAGTAGTCCACACCTCACGGGAGGTAGTGCATTCAAGGACTTGGGCCAAAACAGTGTGAGATAGGGAGGAATAAACGGTGGAGATGATGAGTTGGTCTTGTAAGACCCATCGAGTATAATCAGAATTTATATGGCCATCAGGCGTAGAAGAAGGAGGTGGAAGCACAGTCCCATCCACGAAGCCGAAGAGCTGATGTCCCTTTAGGAAGGGAACGATTTGAGCCTTCCATAGAAGGTAATTGTTAATAGTAAGTTTGAGAGTAATTGTTAATAGAAAGAGCTGGTGTGGGCCACGAGTGTTTGAAGAAATGCCTTAAAGAAGTTTCCGTTTCTCACAATTGGTATAAATGGTTTTTCTTCTTACATTTACAAGTGACCTTTTACACACCCATATATACAATCTGCTCAACGGCTACGGTAAGCAATGTAAGCATATTACACGCTTGGGACCACACAATTACACATCACCAATTCTGTTATTTGGAATCATTCTAGACTCTTCCAGACTTAGTGGAGTATTACAATTCTGTTATTTGTGCTGTAGCCGATTCTTCTTGATTTTGTGTTCTCTCTGGTATGTCAGTAACCATTGCTTTAACACTGCATAACCATCCCCATCACAGGAAATTACACTACTTTGAATTTCTCAAACTCATACCCAGTTAGCCAATTAGAAAAAGATATACGAGATAAACCTTTCGCCACCGGGCTTAGGTGGAGCCGATTACTGTGAGACGCCTTGGTTTCGGATTAACAAGTCGGGGCTGTTTGTGAGTAAGGACTTGGAGAGAAATGTTGCCTGGGCTTTGAAGAAAAACCACTAAGGGCGACAGGTGAAgcgaaaagagaaggaaatttCAAATTGTCTTTCGAAGAAGAAGTAAGAAGGATAGAGGAGAGAGAGCAACGTTGAAAACTGGACGCCATTGGGGACCTAGTTCGCGATTTGAATCTGGCCTGTTTTCTGTTTGGTTGTCAATGATGTCCATTAATGACTTCCCTTGTTGACCTTTTCAGTATTCATTATGTTCAGAAATATTCATTAATTGATATACGTTTAACATGTCCACTGTActcaatttttagatttttgtctccttttctcttttatttttttaaaaaaatctatatatttacgtgccacgtaaattttttttttcgtttaagaaaatgaatgtaatgattttagaatataaaaaaaatatttataattgtaaattgtgcAACTATCACGTAatcgatttaaaaaaaaataaaatataaaatctatataaaagaaataattttttaatagtagattcactctttttcaaaatgattatataatgtTTACGCACTTTACGATTATATGGAGAATTACTTATCCCCCGGACTACTATTTGCTTCAACTCCTCTAGCGCCAGCATTAGAATGCCAACACAAATAATGCAACACCCTGCGCTTTAATAGCCATACATAGAATTATTTGCTACATTTTAGAAAGTTTCTGTTAACATCAAAGACTGTAGCTGGCTAATAATGCCgtacaaatattttcagaaatcacTCTTGGGTAACTTTTCTCTGTTCTTCGAGGCACCGATAATCTGCATATATAGCTTTTTAGTTTCAGGAATAATGCTTCTTATATATTACtcatatttcattctcatggcACTGATGACTGAGCCGTCCTACTATTGCACAATTGTAAATGATGTTGCTATGGGGGTGCGTGTTCTTCAATGTTTTATCATCTGAGATGTTTTCAATTGCAGTTAAGTTTTATGTTCTTTCCTCTACGTATACATTCACCGACAACGCTCTAGTATCTCGAGTTTATGATCTTATGCTGCTTCCAAAGTTCAAACCACACTAGCGACAAGGGCGTTAAAATGTAATAGTTCATTCATCAAATGCACGAATAGTTCAATGCTTGTCGTTTTATTTTTCCCATGTTCCTTTTTGCAATCACTGactgaaactttttttttttccgttcaTATCACACATATGCATACGATTCAAACTCGATAACACGTACAGCTATAGGAATCCTAACAAGATGCTTACCATCAGTCCAAGTTAGACTTCCGAATTTGTAGTCTCCACGTAGTTTTTGCGTTGAGAAGAAGGTAACTTTGAAAGAATGAATTTGGGTGGTTGAATTGAAACTCAAAGTTTGAGGCTTAACAGTCATTTTTATGCCATATGGAGCCTGCACTGCAACTTTATACACCGAAGTAAAGTATCCTACATTTGTCACCCTTCTTGTTACTGTTACTGTTCTTTTCAGGTTTGGGATTGTGATAGAAGGGAGGTTGAGATTCAGTCCAAAATGCCTCTCCTCCGCACAATTGATTGTGGTCTTGATTAAACTTGTGATGGAGGCACTGCTGTATCCCATGGAGCAGAGGAACTGAACATAATCATTTGCGCTGATATTGTAAATCAGCCCTGGATCCACTGCTTTGTTGGGATTAACATGCCCACCGCCAATGTCGAAGGGATCGGTTGCCTTTCGATTAGGACCATCTTCATATATACTTGTTCCATCTGTTCCAATCTGGGAAGCTGCGATTTGCATAAATGTTGATGGTCACTGTTAACAACAAAATGCATGATGTTAAACTTGTAATGGTAGTAACTAGTAAAACAAATGTTGGTTTTGACTTGCCGGTTGTGACCAGAGCTGATCTAATAGCTGCAGGAGACCAATTCCCATGTACTGATTTAAGTAGAGCTGCTATTCCTGCCACATGGGGGCAAGCCATTGACGTTCCTGATAGAAGTGCAAACCCATCGTTGTGATTTGTTTCAGATGGTCGAAATGCAGCTAAGATGTCAACACCAGGTGCTGCAATGTCAGGCTACATACAGATTCAAAGGTTGCCCTGGTTAATGGAAATGGTTCAAGCTATAAAATAGGAATGCAGTTTCTTGGATTTACCTTTAGTACTGATGGGGACATGGAACTTGGTCCTCTGGATGAGAAAGATGCAACTCGTGGAGATGCCCATTTCCCAATGACAGACCTTGGCATACTTAACTTTACAGTTGGAGACCTTCACTAAGAAGTGGATAAAGTAAATATTCATACAATTGCGTGACCATACATTTTGTTACTCATTCCATTTCTCCTTACCTTGCCTTTCTGATGTAGGAAAGTATTTGTGCCCCTACTTCATAATCGACTTTAATACATGGGATTATATTGCATGACTGAAGACCATCATTATCAAAATGTGCAAATATGATTCCAACTCCTCCTGCCTCCAGCACAGAAGTTGAAGCAGAGGCTATATCCTGTTCGTTTGATTTTGAGAAACAAAGTACAATCTTCCCTGCCGCCATCGTTGCATTGAGACTTCCACGTTGACAATCCTTGCTTGAAGTTCAAACAGcatatgagaagaaaaaaagagaaaacaaaaaacaaaaaaccaacgaagaaaaaacagaaaagctCTCACGCTAAATCGTCTGTGGAATCTATAGCTATGCGTTCTGAATATGTAAGGCTAGTGAAATTGTGATGATGTTTCCCAATATCAATAGATTGACCCTGAATCAACAAAACATTTGCAAAAATCTTAGAAACTGATTACATTATTTGCCTGATAGGATTTGTTGTGTTTAACTACTTTACCCATATGGTGCGGTTATTTCCGAGTGTAATGCCTACTGGAAAGGCCCTGTCTATTGTGGTGGCTGCGATGGTGATGAGCCAGGGTGCAGTGTTCGATACTGTTTGCGAGATAGGGCCATCATTTCCCGCAGAACAAACTACGATGATCCCTTTTATGGTTGCATGAAAGGAACCAATTGCAATCGTATCACGCAGATCGACGTAGGAGAACAATGGAATCTCATTGCCAACAGATATGGATAGGATATCCACTCCGTCGTGTATGGCTTTATCAAATGCTTTTAGAAGGTCTGCATCTGTGCATACTTCAGTGTCAAATGACCAACAAGCTTTGTAAATAGCAAGGTGAGCAAGAGGTGCTCCACCTCTGGCTATACCAGAAGCTAGTCCTTTATAGTTtgcatttttaacaaaatagcCAGCAGCTATAGAAGCTGCATGAGTTCCATGTCCAACTCCATCTCGTGGTGATAGAAACTCTATGCTGTCAGTTTCATTACTAGGAATTTTGATTTTATCCCTCACTCCTTTTATAAACCATCGAGCTCCAATAAGTTTCTTGTTGCAATTTGTGGAGTTGAAGCGCTCTCCTTGTTGGCAAATTCCTTTCCAGTGTGATGGAACTGGACCCATGTCTTCATCATTGAAACTCTCAGACTCTGGCCAAACTCctgcaaaaaattagtttctttAGCACTCGATTACATTTTTCATGCTACTGTTGTATATTTGACTACATATTACCTGTATCTATCACACCAATGATAGTTCCTTCACCCATGTTGCTTTTTGTTAGGATATTTGCTGGAGAATAATGATTGATCCCAATGAAGTCCCAGCTTCTGGTTGTATGAAGCTTGTGAATGCGATTCGGTATCACTTGGACAACTCCAGGAAAGTCTACAATTTTATCGGTGAAATTTACCAAATTTAGGCGCTGCAATGGGCTGGCTCGTGATGAAATTAGTTTTATGTATATAAGCAAACCTGCAATCGCTTCTGCCTGAGATTCTGTCAATCTTACAGCAAACCCAGAAAAGCCATGCTTATAGCTATAAAGTATGGAGCTTTTTGCAGCTTCTTTGCTTCAATACACAGAATAAACTTTGATAAATTTTTGCATCTCTGGGTGCTAACACTAGCCACATTTAGAGTTTAACAGCAAAAAGTATCGATCTTTAGCCATACCTTCCTAGCAAGCTTGATAGAATTTTATGGTGAGATTTTTTGGTTGTTGCTGGATCATCATCCCTATTCCATCCCATATATACAACATGTACCTAGTAATGTTCCCAGATAAGTACCTGTGCCAAAAGAAGGGGGAAAATATGGAGCCAAAACTTGAAGTTGCACATATACACTTACACTACTTTTGGCCTGAGCAAATATCACTGAAGCATGGAGATGGTATTgcagtaaaatgagagagaagatCGCTAGCAAGTGGTTTTTTCTTGCCCATTTCCAGTTCTGTGAAATGGTATACATCATCTAGACATATAGAGAGATGCAAGGACTCGAAGATTTTGCTTGTGTGTTTTCCTTTTAGGCGTTCCCTATGTGTATTTAGTTCCTCTGGTTCAAATTTGCATAGGTGCTACAGTCTTAATAGACATGAGGATAGAGAAACATATTTTGCTGTTGCACTTTTGGTGTCTAGTCACAACCAATAGTAAAGCAAGTACAGTACACTGTTACTAGACGGTTTTGAGAACTTTTGTATACACAGATTGCTTGAAGAATTGAATTGATTGCTTCGTCTACTTGTCCAAAGACTTTTATTCCATCAACTTGAACAAGTGCCAACAAAAGCTCTTTGATGTATAGCTGTCTACCATTATTGTCAAGTACCCTAAGCAGGGAGCATATTGATAATGCTTCTTGTTTATCAACTacattgttttgtgatttgtcTCAAATCTCACTTCGATTAATaggaaaatgagaaatattttagatacAAAGATATCtcaagtaaattcacaaactagCGTAGCTTAATGTTatacattaaattgtaaaactacttgTAAGGGATTTTTCTCCCTCTGTCTTAGCGGGCCTGAGAATGGCTACTAAGTATtagttggaggggcgcccacgtggggctgacccctcctgctaggtaacgcatggctttagccatgcgttacttgtaacgtatcttgtgtaacgcatggcttaaagccatgcatTATACAagacaattgaaggctggcctttaaggccagccgtgcataggaggactatatatagtcctcctcaattgtgttttttggtacccatctaaaaaaatagaaaaagactctctctctttttgttctctcttgataaaatatttaggctgtagatttgtaagtgttactctagttccatactacgtagtacactttcgccactaagaggaaacgcttggagtttatcaatctggaaaaacttgtggagcaattctttaagctgagcttgaggtacttttccgctgtgcactctaacattggtatcagagccattttttgaattgcttccagttttattttttttttctcgcatatgcttgagatttgtatggtgtttttttttatcccctttttttctgttaaaaaaaaaaaaaaaaggcgcagcaggtggtgctgcgagcaccaacgcagtggtgctgcgcgcaccaccgcaAGGCGCTGCTGCACCACagtggtgcagcgcgcacctgcgcggtgctgcgagcacctgcgcggtgcagcgcgcaccaccgcggtgcagcgcgcaccagcgaggtgctgcgcgcacccccgctgtgctgcgcgcaccagagAGGTGCTGCCCACACCACGGAGGCGCAGCGCGCACCGGCGAGGTGGTCGGCAGCACCCTGCTGCTTGGACCGATCACTTCCGCCGCCTGCGGTGCTGCGTGGGAGGCTCCAGGGCGTGTTGCTtcgaacggctactgttcacgtgaacagtagccgaatgggaggaagaagatgaccctTAGGTCATCTGATTTCCATGGGCTGGGCTTGGGCCTCATGGCCCGGcccactcttcctttttttttttttttcttttccttctttttaaatatgggctgggcttggcccaacatttttttttactaggcattttttttaaaacccaactttgttctagcccatttttttaaaaacaaaaaataaaatgaggggatgaaatttttgttatattaaatgtgattttttatttaattgtttttagattaaatgtgatcacatgtgaatatatagttatattcatgctatttttttattatgttatattacatgtgatctttttatttaatttgttatattaaatgtgataacatgtatatgtgaattgaacatgtggatatgtgattatttttatcatctatgaatgttaagcttgcatgtttatacattagtctttattgataaaaacagaaaattcccactaagtagtcttagttagaaatgtcagtgtagatgatagactaaaaaaaaaattgcagtgaccccagtaagaactgtaaatgcactgtatagccaaaagaccacagtgaccccagtaagaactgtaaatgcactaatggaacaagaaaaatggactgtaatggtcttatatgaaccatctttgtagactggcccaacaggttactgtggttggagtagctgtccttgtagactggcccaaaaggttactgcgattttagtaggttatgtctttacatgtgactaggactagatgactacttaagatagtgggagtatggttgagaattatgattaattctcccatattttttttgaatttgcgcggaaattaggttaaaaatttaataattggatattgtggcgcaagagatgattctgaagcctagcgatttttcgatcttgcgacatgtctaaattatttttttttaacttggatAGACGcagcagatttcttaggtgtgtgtgtaatatcccttctttacgtattgtagtgaaatggcatccaagagtatagttgccgatttaaacaaatgggagaaattggatggggagaactacgacatttggcatcgcaagatccaatatgttttagatgagcaagaggtcttggaggccttatctcactcccttactgagcccggggaagggacctcggaacaacacaaaatagatcaactagcctatactcaatgggctaagaaaagtcggtgcgcgcgcataataatgttaagcagcatgcacaatgatctaatgtgtgagttcgagatctatgacactgcccaaagcatgtgggaggctttgaagttgaagtttggtggaacttcagccactaggttgcgtgggttaaccatgaggtttgactcctataagatgcgctctgaccacacgatgaagcagcatcttagggctatgtcaaccatgatccgcgaacttaagtcggcaggaaacaacctgactgatgaacagcaagtccaggcagtgataagatcactgccgaattct includes:
- the LOC121237862 gene encoding subtilisin-like protease SBT3.5 isoform X2, whose product is MMYTISQNWKWARKNHLLAIFSLILLQYHLHASVIFAQAKSSVHVVYMGWNRDDDPATTKKSHHKILSSLLGSKEAAKSSILYSYKHGFSGFAVRLTESQAEAIADFPGVVQVIPNRIHKLHTTRSWDFIGINHYSPANILTKSNMGEGTIIGVIDTESESFNDEDMGPVPSHWKGICQQGERFNSTNCNKKLIGARWFIKGVRDKIKIPSNETDSIEFLSPRDGVGHGTHAASIAAGYFVKNANYKGLASGIARGGAPLAHLAIYKACWSFDTEVCTDADLLKAFDKAIHDGVDILSISVGNEIPLFSYVDLRDTIAIGSFHATIKGIIVVCSAGNDGPISQTVSNTAPWLITIAATTIDRAFPVGITLGNNRTIWGQSIDIGKHHHNFTSLTYSERIAIDSTDDLAKDCQRGSLNATMAAGKIVLCFSKSNEQDIASASTSVLEAGGVGIIFAHFDNDGLQSCNIIPCIKVDYEVGAQILSYIRKARSPTVKLSMPRSVIGKWASPRVASFSSRGPSSMSPSVLKPDIAAPGVDILAAFRPSETNHNDGFALLSGTSMACPHVAGIAALLKSVHGNWSPAAIRSALVTTASQIGTDGTSIYEDGPNRKATDPFDIGGGHVNPNKAVDPGLIYNISANDYVQFLCSMGYSSASITSLIKTTINCAEERHFGLNLNLPSITIPNLKRTVTVTRRVTNVGYFTSVYKVAVQAPYGIKMTVKPQTLSFNSTTQIHSFKVTFFSTQKLRGDYKFGSLTWTDGKHLVRIPIAVRVIEFESYAYV
- the LOC121237862 gene encoding subtilisin-like protease SBT3.5 isoform X1 codes for the protein MMYTISQNWKWARKNHLLAIFSLILLQYHLHASVIFAQAKSSVHVVYMGWNRDDDPATTKKSHHKILSSLLGSKEAAKSSILYSYKHGFSGFAVRLTESQAEAIADFPGVVQVIPNRIHKLHTTRSWDFIGINHYSPANILTKSNMGEGTIIGVIDTGVWPESESFNDEDMGPVPSHWKGICQQGERFNSTNCNKKLIGARWFIKGVRDKIKIPSNETDSIEFLSPRDGVGHGTHAASIAAGYFVKNANYKGLASGIARGGAPLAHLAIYKACWSFDTEVCTDADLLKAFDKAIHDGVDILSISVGNEIPLFSYVDLRDTIAIGSFHATIKGIIVVCSAGNDGPISQTVSNTAPWLITIAATTIDRAFPVGITLGNNRTIWGQSIDIGKHHHNFTSLTYSERIAIDSTDDLAKDCQRGSLNATMAAGKIVLCFSKSNEQDIASASTSVLEAGGVGIIFAHFDNDGLQSCNIIPCIKVDYEVGAQILSYIRKARSPTVKLSMPRSVIGKWASPRVASFSSRGPSSMSPSVLKPDIAAPGVDILAAFRPSETNHNDGFALLSGTSMACPHVAGIAALLKSVHGNWSPAAIRSALVTTASQIGTDGTSIYEDGPNRKATDPFDIGGGHVNPNKAVDPGLIYNISANDYVQFLCSMGYSSASITSLIKTTINCAEERHFGLNLNLPSITIPNLKRTVTVTRRVTNVGYFTSVYKVAVQAPYGIKMTVKPQTLSFNSTTQIHSFKVTFFSTQKLRGDYKFGSLTWTDGKHLVRIPIAVRVIEFESYAYV